One window of the Thermodesulfomicrobium sp. WS genome contains the following:
- the dsrJ gene encoding sulfate reduction electron transfer complex DsrMKJOP subunit DsrJ, protein MYDKGKILTGLAVFVVVMTYPFWNNIGRAAYVKPELEKPRIAKQCVENVEFMRAEHMAMLNQWRDEVVRDGMHEYHSASSHEAYAKSLTKTCLKCHENKDKFCDKCHNSVGVSPYCWDCHVDPKGVKQ, encoded by the coding sequence ATGTACGACAAGGGAAAAATTCTCACTGGCCTTGCCGTGTTTGTGGTCGTGATGACCTATCCATTCTGGAACAACATCGGGCGGGCAGCGTATGTAAAGCCGGAGCTGGAAAAGCCGCGCATTGCCAAGCAGTGCGTGGAGAACGTGGAGTTCATGCGTGCTGAACACATGGCAATGCTCAACCAGTGGCGTGATGAAGTGGTGCGTGATGGTATGCATGAATACCATTCTGCATCTAGTCATGAGGCGTATGCCAAGTCTTTAACGAAGACTTGTTTGAAATGCCACGAGAATAAAGATAAGTTCTGTGACAAGTGCCATAATTCCGTTGGCGTGAGCCCGTATTGCTGGGATTGCCACGTTGACCCGAAGGGGGTGAAGCAATGA